The genomic interval GTTTCCTAAAATAAAGATGGGCATTGATGGATATTATGCATCTAAGGCGTACAACTTGTTGACTAAAGGATAAAAGGAGGGAAAACAAGTGAAAACTTTTCTGGTTTATGCAACTTTTTTAATGCTGATGCTAAGCAACTCGCTGGTCGCAGCAGCAAGCGTAAGCGACAACCCAGTTGACGAAAGAGTTACCCTGACCTTTTATGGGCAATCGGCGTTTATGCTTTCTCATGGAAATACAAAGTTGATCTTCGATCCTTATCTGAGTAAGAATCCGTGGAAGGCAGCTAATGCCGATGAAATTGAATGCCAGTACATCCTTGTTTCACATGGTCATCAGGACCATATTGGGGATACCGTTCCAATTGCTAAACGCACTGGTGCTAAGGTTATTACATTTACCGCACTTGCTGGACTACTGAAAGAGCAAGGGTGTGATGTGGCCCCTATGGATATAGGTGGTCAGCGGGCATTTGATTTCGGCTACGTCAAATTAACACCGGCTGTTCATGGTTCCGGTGTCTCTGGAGGATTGGCCGCTGGGTTCATCGTTAACTTCTACGGCAAAACCATCTATTTTGCCGGTGATACCGCCTTATTCGGTGACATGGCCTTCATTGCCAAGGCAACGGTTGATTATGCGTTGCTACCAATAGGGGATAACTACACAATGGGAATAGCCGACGCGGTAGATGCGGTGGAACTGATCAAACCCAAAGCAGTAATTCCAATGCATTATAACACCAATCCCTTAATAAAAGCCTCGCCTGAGGAGTTTAA from Pelosinus sp. IPA-1 carries:
- a CDS encoding metal-dependent hydrolase, producing MKTFLVYATFLMLMLSNSLVAAASVSDNPVDERVTLTFYGQSAFMLSHGNTKLIFDPYLSKNPWKAANADEIECQYILVSHGHQDHIGDTVPIAKRTGAKVITFTALAGLLKEQGCDVAPMDIGGQRAFDFGYVKLTPAVHGSGVSGGLAAGFIVNFYGKTIYFAGDTALFGDMAFIAKATVDYALLPIGDNYTMGIADAVDAVELIKPKAVIPMHYNTNPLIKASPEEFKKAVEKRYRIPVHVIQPGGTLVL